Genomic window (Rosa chinensis cultivar Old Blush chromosome 6, RchiOBHm-V2, whole genome shotgun sequence):
GtccaataaataaacaaaactaattaaatATCATAGCATGGCATACAATCATGATTGGGGCTTTAATAGCCCCCAACTACTAAGAAATTAGTTGCACATAGTTTGAATTGAAAGCACACAAGAgttcagaagaaagaaaatgagaaatccTAAAACTGAAGTTGAAAATAGTCGGAATTCGACTAGTCTAAAAATGGATTCGACTAGTCTAAAATCGCTTTGTTCAAGTTCTTATGCCCGGGTTCTCTGCTTAATTCTCGCGTGTAAGAATGCTCTCGTTAGCTTTTCTAGCCTTTTTACAGTGCTCTTGAGTTCTCTTTCATTCCCTTTTGGTTTTAGATTCTTTGAGGTGTAAAGAAAACTAACTTCTTGATTCTCTGCTTGAATTAGGATTTCTCCACATCACTTTTTCCAATGAGAATAAACCATGTCATCACCAATATTTTCTGAGTATTTCTCCTTTAATTGCTGCGATTTCCATGGATTGGGCTTCTCGATCCATCAAGGTCTCCTACTCGGGTCTAAAATCCAAGATTTTCCTTATTACGCATCTTTCTTCCGTATTATCTCTTTTTTGTATATTTGCTTTGAAAAACCTAGAATATATAAGAAACCAACAAAGATTAATATAGGAATTAACCATATAAATGTCACCTAAAATGATAAGCCTATGAGGATCCCTTATCCCCTTACATTTTTGTCCTTTGTATGGAgccttttatcaatacatgaaCAAGTTAGTTGAAAAGTCAAAGACTCATGTTGGTCTTCTATCGTTTCTTTTAGGCTTCAgaatttcaaatttggtttttgCTGATGGCTGCCTTATCTTTGCAAAAGCTTCTCCTAAAGGAGCTAGGAACATCCTTAAAACCCTGAATAGCTTCTCTCTTGCCTCAGGACAGAAAATCAACTTTAATAAATCCTCTCTCCCAATGTCCCCAATAGATTAAAACATGATATTGATAGAGTATCCAACAGAAAAATACCGTAGGGAAGTATCTAAGCATCCATAATGTGGTGTTTTGGAAAGACCCCATCAATGTCAAAGAGTTGTTACTTAGAATTACCAAAAAGCTTGCTGGCTGGAAAAAAGGAACCTTATAAAGGGCTGGAAGGGCCACTTTAATTAAAACAAACTTAGCTGGAATACCTAACCATGTTATGTCCTGTTTCAAATACCCTGCAAAATTTTCTAAAGCAATTGACAAGGAAGCTCAGGATTTCCTCTAGGGCTCGAGTGCAAACAACCCCCCAGTTGCATGGGATAAGGTCTGCACACCTAAGTCCATTGGTGGCTTAGGAATAAGACCAGCTGCCTATTTCAACAATGCTGCTATTACCAAGCTTGCTTGGATGATAATTTCTGAGCCTAGTAACTGGTGGGTTCaaattatgaaaaagaaatacctTAGGAAGAATTCTTTCTTCCAGGTTAAGAAAAAACAGTCCAATTCCTGGAATGGAATTTTAGACTATAAGAACATCATAAGCCAGGGGATCAGATGGACAGTAGGGAATGGTAAAAGTATAAATTTCTGGACCATCAATTGGGTTTTTCCTTTCCCTCTTATTAATCTTATTCCTGATGTTCAAAAAAGTTCCATTAACTAGAATTCTACTTTAAGTGAATGCATTACAGGTCACCATTAGAACAATGCAAAACTACTGAGCTGCCAAGATCAAGGTACAGTTAATCAAATTATGGGAATCCTATACCAATCAACAACCATGAGGATACCTTTATTTGGGGACCAGCTGCAAATGGTAAGTTCTCTGTTAAGACTGCTACTTGGTTACAATGCAAAAACTCTGATAAACATCCTCAAATCAAACTCATTAACAAAATGTGGAAGTTAAATCTGCCACCAAAAATAAAGATGTTTAGTTGACTTCTCCTTAGGGAAAGACTGAAACGAAAGACATCTCAAGATTCAACTTAATAAATGATAATAGCTGCTCCTTATGCAACTCTGATTTAGTGACTGTCCTTTTACGATGGAAGTTTGAAAACCTTCTAATTTGCATAACCTCCAGGACTAAAGTAGTGGCTACTTAGAGGTTTTtaactctattttttttaaacaagCACTGTGATAAAGAGCTTTTTATGAAACTCTTAATGATTTGTTGGCAAATCTGAAAAGCCAGAAATGATTGTTCTTTCAGGAACATAAACACATCCAGGTTCAGTAGCAGTTGAACTCCAAAAGGTTAATGTAGAACATAACATGGTAGAGATACGGGGAGTTCCAAAAAACAACTCTGGTGCAATCAAATGGCACCCTCCCCCCAACTCTACTATCAAGATCAACTTTGATTGATTTGTTTCCAAAAACTCTGCAGCCTGCGGGTTTATCCTCAGAAATTCAAATAATAACATCATAGCAGCTGTATCAAAAATTGTTGGGCGCATATCAGTTCCTATTGCAGAGGCTTTAGCGCTAAGGGACAGTCTTTGGTATGCTCATCAGAAAGGAGTTGAAAGAATTTAGGTTGAAGGAGATTCAAAACTAGTCATTAATGCAGTAAAAGGCAAGCTCAGTCCTCCTtggagaatttcacaaatggtacTGGACATCAAGAAGATAGCTGCAGGATTCGAAGAAGTCATTTTCAAACATATTCTAAGGGAAGCCAATTTCACTGCAGACGCTTGCGCACATTTAAGTCATGCTAACAACAGAGAAAGAGTTTGGGGAAGCCGTCTCCCTCCAAGCATTACTAGAGCCATTCTGTTTGACCAGTTCGGAACTTGGTGTCCTAAAGGAACCtccttatccaaaaaaaaaaaaaagatctgcGTCTCACCGTGGGCCATCCAAAAACTGAATAAATAATATAATTTAAGAAGGAAACCGTGGTTGTCTGCCCTCTAAAATCGATCATCTACATTATATCCATTTGAGTGAGAACCTGGCAGTAGGCCAATAGTTCATGTATTCATTTATCAAGCAAGAAGTAAAAACAGAAATCCAGAAGGAAGATAGAAAACTTAAGTCTTGGGTAAAATGCCTGAAGTGCCAGAATGGAGGAGAGTATCTAATCCACATAACTGACCCGTTCCCCTTTTCTTCCACCATTTGTTTTCTCATCAATCATCATATTTGTAAATGAGTGACACGACTTCGTGCCTTAACTTGGCACAGGAACCTTGACTTTATGGATATACATTGATTTCATGGATTACATCTTTGACAGATGCTCCAAGTATCATCACATCTTCAAGTGGCCTGTATTTTAAACAAAGGCATGTAGCTTAGAGCTCTAAAAATACCACGCAACTAAATCTTCCTAAAATGTACTATATAATAGCAAACATTAGAAATCTACAGACAGCTTCTGTCTGCATATGATGCATGGTGCAGGGAGGTTATGGAAACCCATGTAAAATGTGCCATAATAGCTTCACCCCttgtctttctttcttcttattGGTATCTTCCTTAGCAGATTTGCTTTTACCTTACATGGTTATGTTAAGGCAATTTAACTTGCCATCTGAAGAAATTCATGCTATTGCTCACATGATCAACACATTGACTACATTGATCAATATACTCCAACCAATGGCACATTTATCAATTTTTATCTACCCCAGTAAATAAGCACTAAGCAGAGTCCTAAAAATTGATAATCTTAACTAGTGAATACTTCAAAAGTAAAGATAAAAACAGAAACAATGTCCAAGCTATTGTGAGATATGAGTGAATCAAATAAAATTGTTCAACACATCTCCCTACTCGGTATCACAAACTTGACTCCAAAATTATGAATATGGCAACAAACATAGAAGAGGGAACTGGCTAGCTGTTCATCATCCAATAAACATAATTGCAGGTGACCTAACTTGCTTAAGTTAAATCACCCATTGACATTAATCTCTTTCTCTCCCTTCAGCTTTATGAAAATTCTGAGACTCATCTTTACATGAGCTCGGATTGTAGCTTACTACAGCATCTATTTTCACCCTAAACTGAGATTTTGACTACATGAAGGAGGTGCTACCTAGTTCAGGAACAAATATGACTGGAACCATTGTCTGGTTTGAGAAGAAAATTCAAACAGTAGAAGCCAACTCTTGTTGAAAAGAATGATCGAGAATAACACTACGAAGGAATACCTATCATTGTCATCAGTTGGGACATTGCCAATTTCTACGATTGTATCCATTCCTCTGCAAACTCTTCCAAATATGGTGTGCTTTCCTGAATGAGCACAGAAACAAAGTGATGTCACCATTCTAGTATTTTCAATAGAAGGGCAGTGTAGTGATGTCTCATGCAGTAAACAACTGAAATGAGGCCATTAACAGTAGAGACATTTTGTAGACAAGGAAAAAAGGGTCTTTTGGCAAGCTAGTGATGCAACAGAGTCTAACAGTTCTAATTAATAAAGCTGTATTACCGTCCAGTGATGGACATGGTGCCAGCGTGATGAAGAACTGGGTTCCATTCGTATTTGGACCAGTATTTGCCATGGATAGAATGCCCGCTGCAGTATGATTCAACTGGGGTTTTATCTCGTCCTCAAATTTTGCACTGAAACTCAAAAGAGAATAGTCCTCTTTAATTACATGACTGATGAAAGTGGTGCTAAAAGTTAATTCAGAGTTGACAAAACTTGAGTGCATGACTTGacaattttataaaaataaaaattacccGTAAATTGATTTTATACCCTTTCCTGTCCCAGAAAGATCACCAGCTTGCACTAAAAAATTCTAACATCAGCAGATAACACAAAAGATTTCAACTTTTAATTTCGAAAGATAGTATATATAATTAAGGAGAGGAATTTCTGTGACCTTGATGACTCTGTGGAATGTGACACCGTCATAATGATGCCCGCGTGAGAGCTCCATGAAGTTTCTGCAAGCCCTGGGTGCGTCCTTGTAGTAGAGCTATGAGTGGTGAACGATTTGAACACATAGACATATACGAACAATTAGTACATTATTGGAAAGTAAAGGAGCAAGAGAATACTCAAGTAAACTATGGGAAGGGATACCGGATTAATATTACCTCAACGGTGAGATCACCAAACGATGTTTCTAGGGTCACCGACCTTGAGTAGTCTTCATCTGCGATTGACGACATCTTTCAGACTCGCAGAGTGGGAAAGACTTAATCTTGGAGACACTATCTTTCCTTTTTCACCTCTGTAGTCTGCACCAAgaaaaagatttaaaaaaaaggaaagggtTTTAACCTCTCTTTGTTAAGACCAAGCCCACATCTTATGGTAGCTAGCATTCCTCTAGTGGTAGTTGGGCCCAAAATGTCGGATTGGTTCTAACATAAAGAGGTcaaaactcttttctttttattttttattctttagaTTTTAGAAGTAAAAATTATATGTGAAttcaatatttattacattgaaAAATAAGCTCTATTTTTTCAAGTCTACTCTTCTAATAAATGTCCCacattttttcctttctttcgtTTAAGATGTTTAAAGTACTTTTGtatattttttgaataaatatcATATCGATATATCTTTATCATTAAACTCAAACCAGAATGGGTCATTACATATCTTTCTTCTACCTATATTTTTCCCTATTatttatgttcttatttttttaaaatttaactCAAATAAAAACACAGTTAATAGGAGAAAATATCAATTTAGTCACTCAATTATGATTCAGTCGATAATTTAGTCACtcaattttgaaaaatatcacTTAACTTTAACTCTATTATACATTTTAGTCACTCATTCAACAAccgttaacttttcttttaagtcattgtgaattatatatatatactaaagCAAGGTTTTTGGTATGTTTATCAGATTTAAAGCAAACAATCAGATTTTAGGATGAGACCTAGCAGTACTCTGCTAGGGTTGAGCGGCCGCCACCGTTGGGCGAGGTTTTGCAACACCTTCCCCCTTGTTCAATAGGGATCTATTCCTTCACCTTCTGTGGTGTCGGCTCTTTGGAGTGGGGACTCTCTTCTCCCCTCCTTCTCATTTTATCTAATGTCGCTCCCGTGCGTTGAGGTGGAGGCAGCGTGCGCTTTGCCGACTCGATCGGTGTTGAGGATGATAGCCTATCTATCATCGCAGATGGCGGCTCACGACGTGGTTCGTCGAGGCCTCAGCGGGCGCGTCTCAAATTTGGTGAGGTGGGTCGGGTTGGTTTGTGCTTGGATGTTCAGGGCATGCCCAGTCTGGATCAATCAAGCAGTGTTCTCACCTAATCGGTACATGGTGAGGCTGATCCCGTTCAGCATGATAGGTTGGAACGATGGTTGCGTCTTCTTCGATGAGGATTGGAAGGGTTGCATTCGGGCCGACTCTGGCAGGATTTGCAGATCGAATGGACGTTGAAGGGCTTCCCAAGTATGTTGCGCAGCTACCTTCTCCAGAATGCTCTCTTCCATCAAGCTTTGGTGGAGCCCCTGGTGGATTCCGACGGGGTTAATGGCGCAACGGCTTGGATCAATAGTGTTTGGGTTCGGAGGCATTCAGGTGCCTAGAGATGAGCTAATGCTGGGGTGCCCATGAGCTTGGGTGCCCTAATCAGATTCAAATGGGCTTGGGCTTTTGTCAAGGCTGCTTTGGCAGACTTGACTTTGGTCTTATGCGTCTTTGTCAAGGCTGCTTTCATTCTAGATGCGTCTGTGCATCTTATTAtcctttattgttttttctttattatagATGCTTTGGTGCATGTCGTTatgctttattgttttctttcgATGCTTTTGCATTGCTCCATGTAACCCTCTGTTATCACTTAATATAGTTTGTCGTCttgcctttcaaaaaaaaaacaaggtttttgttactgtaGCTTAGGAACAGTACTCCTTTAATAACAGTGTGCTTCCCCTTTTGCCCCCGCTGCATGACCCTGATATTACTCTATTGCCCCTGCCACCTGTTGATCTGCTAAGCTGACAGATAGTGAGAATTGTTGCATGTCCTTCTTTCTGGACGCAAGTGAGAAACTGCCTCGCacaaagaaagaggaag
Coding sequences:
- the LOC112168952 gene encoding peptidyl-prolyl cis-trans isomerase CYP18-2 isoform X1; its protein translation is MSSIADEDYSRSVTLETSFGDLTVELYYKDAPRACRNFMELSRGHHYDGVTFHRVIKNFLVQAGDLSGTGKGIKSIYGAKFEDEIKPQLNHTAAGILSMANTGPNTNGTQFFITLAPCPSLDGKHTIFGRVCRGMDTIVEIGNVPTDDNDRYSFVVLFSIILFNKSWLLLFEFSSQTRQWFQSYLFLN
- the LOC112168952 gene encoding peptidyl-prolyl cis-trans isomerase CYP18-2 isoform X2 codes for the protein MSSIADEDYSRSVTLETSFGDLTVELYYKDAPRACRNFMELSRGHHYDGVTFHRVIKNFLVQAGDLSGTGKGIKSIYGAKFEDEIKPQLNHTAAGILSMANTGPNTNGTQFFITLAPCPSLDGKHTIFGRVCRGMDTIVEIGNVPTDDNDRPLEDVMILGASVKDVIHEINVYP